The DNA window CATACATGAATTATAGTAACTCAAATTCTAATCCTATATTTAGAGATATTATACTGTTAATTGTGAGAGTTTTTATTGGATTTTCCATGCTTTCTCACGGATTTCCCAAGCTTCAGATGTTACTGGAAGGAGGGAAGATCGAGTTTTATGATTTCCTGGGGCTGGGTCCACAGATATCTTTAATTCTTACTATCGTAGCAGAGTTTGTATGTTCTATACTTCTGATTTTGGGATTGTTTACCAGAGT is part of the Chryseobacterium paludis genome and encodes:
- a CDS encoding DoxX family protein, with the protein product MNYSNSNSNPIFRDIILLIVRVFIGFSMLSHGFPKLQMLLEGGKIEFYDFLGLGPQISLILTIVAEFVCSILLILGLFTRVALGFLIFTMAIAAFVVHGADPFEKRELAFIYLSAYLLLMCFGAGRFSIDHMIEKRKRASDW